A portion of the Leptospirales bacterium genome contains these proteins:
- a CDS encoding efflux RND transporter periplasmic adaptor subunit: MNLHLSNIRRNGGKPRRLWIIVFCISISIVGGGFYLNWRQQQREIASSGAQAEISHYTCPMHPQIRRSGPGSCPICGMPLTPVYLHQHSAANGAAASAAEPSDGSLRVNGVTISPERQQMIGVRTTPVHRARALVTVRASGLAAFDPELGVAIREYLSVAGDPALRSAAITRLKLLGMGQEEIRSLAARRAAYESLLAPGGNVRWVYASVYESEMSLIRPGQTTEVQAPYAPGLFLRGVVRSLSPTVDPMTRSVRVRIEVQPGELKLRPDSFITAVIRVDLGPQLLIPAEASLDTGVRQTVFVAQPSNRFELREVRLGPSVENELVVYDGLHEGEMVVSHGAFLIDAEGQLNSIYPTNAEGEVQHVH; encoded by the coding sequence ATGAATCTACATCTAAGCAACATTCGGCGCAACGGCGGCAAGCCTCGTCGACTCTGGATCATTGTATTCTGTATATCAATCTCAATCGTGGGAGGCGGATTTTACCTGAACTGGCGTCAGCAGCAGCGCGAAATTGCGTCCTCTGGCGCCCAGGCCGAAATCAGTCACTATACCTGCCCCATGCATCCGCAAATTCGTCGCAGCGGCCCGGGCAGCTGTCCCATTTGCGGCATGCCTCTAACGCCGGTTTACTTGCATCAGCACAGCGCAGCAAATGGCGCCGCCGCCAGCGCCGCTGAGCCTTCCGATGGGTCCTTGCGCGTCAATGGCGTAACGATCAGCCCCGAGCGTCAGCAGATGATTGGCGTTCGCACCACTCCAGTACATCGCGCCCGTGCTTTGGTGACCGTTCGCGCCAGCGGGTTGGCGGCCTTTGACCCGGAACTTGGCGTGGCCATCCGCGAATATCTCAGTGTGGCTGGCGACCCGGCTTTGCGCAGCGCGGCCATAACGCGATTGAAGCTGCTGGGCATGGGCCAGGAAGAAATTCGCAGCCTCGCCGCTCGTCGCGCGGCCTATGAAAGCTTGCTGGCGCCTGGCGGAAACGTTCGATGGGTGTACGCCAGCGTCTACGAAAGTGAAATGAGTCTGATCCGGCCAGGGCAGACGACGGAGGTCCAGGCGCCCTATGCCCCTGGACTGTTTCTGCGCGGCGTTGTCCGTTCTCTTTCGCCGACGGTGGATCCAATGACGCGCAGCGTGCGCGTGCGTATCGAGGTTCAGCCCGGAGAACTCAAGCTGCGTCCGGATTCCTTTATCACCGCAGTGATCCGCGTCGATCTGGGCCCGCAGTTGCTGATCCCGGCGGAAGCGTCGCTCGATACTGGCGTGCGTCAGACCGTGTTTGTTGCTCAGCCCTCCAATCGATTTGAATTGCGCGAGGTGCGTCTTGGGCCCTCGGTCGAAAATGAACTGGTCGTCTACGATGGCCTGCACGAAGGCGAAATGGTCGTCAGTCATGGGGCATTCTTGATCGATGCTGAAGGCCAACTGAATTCAATCTACCCGACAAACGCCGAAGGCGAGGTGCAGCATGTCCACTGA